The nucleotide sequence GAGGGCCGCTTCGACGTCGTCCACGTGCACGAGCCGGCGACGCCGTCGGTGTCGCTGCTGGTCTGCATGATCGCGACCGGCCCGATCGTGGCGACGTTCCACGCGGCGACGACGCGCTCGAAGTGGCTGGCCGTGGTCGGCCCCATGGCGCGGCCGTGGCTGGAGAAGATCAGCGGCCGGATCGCCGTCTCGGACTTCGCGCGCCGCGTCCAGGTGGAGCACCTCGGGGGAGACGCGGTGATCCTCCCCAACGGGGTGCACGTGCCCTTCTTCGCCGAGGGCCCGGCGCTGCCCGGCTACGGGCGCGGCACCGGTGGCCCGCCGACCATCGGCTTCCTGGGCCGCTACGACGAGCCGCGCAAGGGCCTGCCGGTGCTGCTCCAGGCGATGCGCGAGGTGGCCCGGGAGCACCCCGACGTGCGTCTGCTGATCGCCGGCCGGGGGGACGCCGACGAGCTGTGGCGGCTGGTGGGGGAGGAGCTGCGGCCGAACGTGACGCTGCTGGGCGAGATCTCGGAGGCGGACAAGGCGGCGTTCCTCCGGTCGGTCGACGTGTACTGCGCCCCGAACCTGCTCGGCGAGTCCTTCGGCGTGATCCTCATCGAGGCGATGGCGGCCGGTGCCCCCATCGTCGCGAGCGACCTGGACGCGTTCTCGCGGGTCCTGGACGGTGGCTCCGCCGGTGTGCTGGTGCGCCGCAACGACCCCGCGGCCCTCGCGCGGGCCCTCGGTGCGCTGCTCGCCGACCCGGCCCGCCGCGCCGAGCTGGCGGCCTGCGGGTCGCAGGCCGCCGCGCGGTACGACTGGCAGGTGCTCACCCGCCGCATCCTCGCCGTCTACGAGACGGTGCTGCCCCCTGGCGGGGGTGTGGTCACGGTGGGTGACGACGACGACTTCCCGGGTGTGCCGCCGACAGGCACCGCGGCGCAACCTCCCCGCATCCGGCGCGCGCGCCGCTAGCCTCGGCCCCCGTGACGTCCCAGGCCTGGTTGCTGCTCGCCACCGGAGTCCTCCTGGTCCTCGTCGCCTGGACCGGCTGGACCCTGACCCGGCTGCGCCGGCTGGCCGCCCGCGTCGACCGCGCGTGGGCCGCCCTGGACATGCAGCTGCAGCGTCGCGCCGGCCTGGCCGGGGAGCTGGCTCGGAACCACCCCGCGGCCCTGGGCGAGGCGCTGGCCGCACGGCTGGCCGCCGGAGCCGCCGAGGCGCGGGCCGCCCGGACCGACGGGGATCGCGAGCTGGCCGAGAACGCCCTCGGGCACGACCTGCGCGAGCTGCCGGACGAGCTGCCGGGGGTGCCGCCGGCGCTGCGCACCGACCTCGACGGCACGCAGACGCGGGTGGCGCTGGCCCGGCGGTTCTACAACGACGCCGTCCGCGACACCCGGGAACTCCGCGGCGGCCGCTTCGCGCGCTGGGCCGGGCTGCACCGGTCCCGTCGGCTGCCGCGCTACTTCGACATCGACGACCGCGTCGGCTCTGTGAGCAAGGACGCGGACCCGGCCGGTCGCCCGGCGGGCTGACGGCCGTACCGTTGTGCGCCAGTGACCTCGTCTACCCGAAGGCGGACAGCAGTGGCAGCGCAGATCGACCCGACGGACACCTCGACCGGGACCGACCGGGTGAAGCGCGGCATGGCCGAGCAGCTCAAGGGTGGCGTCATCATGGACGTGGTCACCCCGGAGCAGGCCAAGATCGCCGAGGACGCCGGCGCGGTCGCCGTCATGGCGCTGGAGCGGGTGCCGGCCGACATCCGCGCCCAGGGCGGGATCGCCCGGATGAGCGACCCCGACATGATCGAGGGCATCATCGACGCCGTCTCCATCCCGGTGATGGCCAAGGCGCGCATCGGGCACTTCGTCGAGGCCCAGGTGCTGCAGTCACTCGGCGTGGACTACATCGACGAGTCCGAGGTGCTGACCCCGGCCGACGAGGCGCACCACATCGCCAAGAGCGCGTTCACCGTCCCGTTCGTCTGCGGCGCCACCGACCTCGGCGAGGCGCTGCGGCGCATCTCCGAGGGCGCGGCGATGATCCGCTCCAAGGGTGAGGCGGGCACCGGCAACGTCGTCGAGGCCACCCGGCACATGCGGTCCATCCGGGCCGGCATCAAGGCGCTGGGCACGCTCGACGAGACCGAGCTGTTCGTCGCGGCCAAGGAGCTGCGGGCGCCGTACGACCTGGTGGCCGAGGTGGCCCGGCTCGGCAAGCTGCCGGTGGTGCTGTTCACCGCCGGTGGGATCGCCACCCCGGCCGATGCGGCGATGATGATGCAGCTCGGCGCCGAGGGCGTGTTCGTGGGCTCGGGCATCTTCAAGTCCGGCGACCCGGCGCTGCGCGCGGCGGCCATCGTCCAGGCCGCGACCTTCTTCGACGACCCCGACGTGATCGCCAAGGTGTCGCGGGGCCTGGGTGAGCCGATGGTCGGGATCAACGTCTCCACGTTGCCGGAGAGCGAGCGGTACGCCACCCGCGGCTGGTGACGTACGACCCGGGGGTGGGGCCGGACCGCATCGCGGGCCTGGACCTCGCCCGCGGGCTGGCCGTGCTGGGCATGTTCGGTGCCCACCTCCGCATCAGCGACGAGCTGCACGCGGACCCGTCGACGTGGGGGGCGGTCGTCGACGGCCGCTCGTCCATCCTGTTCGCCACCCTGGCCGGCGTCTCGATCGCGCTCCTCACGGGGCGGTCCCGGCCGGCCGACGGCGTGGACCTGGTCCGGGCCCGGCTGCGCATCCTCGTCCGGGCCGCGTGGATCGTCGCGATCGGCGCGGTGCTGGAGTGGCTGGACACGTTCGTCGCGATCATCCTCGGCGTCTACGGCACGCTGTTCGTGCTCGCGCTGCCCTTCCTCCGCCGGCCGACGCGGCGGTTGCTCGTCGCCGCGGGGGTCGTGGCCGTGGCGGGACCGCCGCTGAACGCGCTCCTCGGCCAGGTCCTGTCGGCCGCCGACGCGAAGTCCCACTACGTCGCGGAGCTGCTGGTCACCGGCACCTACCCCGCGATGCTCTGGCTGGCGTTCGTGCTGGTCGGGCTGGCCGTCGGGCGGCTCGACCTGGCTGCCACGGGCGTCCGGGCGCGCCTGGCCGGGGCGGGCGCGGCCGCCGCCGTGCTGGGCTACGGGGGCGGCTGGGTGAGCACCCGGGCCGTCGCCGACGGCGTCTCGTCCGCCGGCCCCCGGGAGGGGTTCGCCTCGCCGGTGGGGGAGTGGGAGGCGGCGTGGCTGACGGGAGCCGAGCCGCACAGCGGCACGACCTTCGAGCTGGTCGGGTCGTGCGGCGTCGCCTTGCTCGTGATCGCCGGCTGCCTGGTGGTCGCCGACCGGCTGCCGCTGCCCACCGCTCCGCTGCGTGCCGTCGGCGCGATGGCGCTGTCGGTCTACACCTTGCACATCGTCGCCCTGTGGGCGCTGCTGCTCACGGGCGATCCGGCCGCCGCGCGGGGCGTCGGCGTGTGGCTGCTGTTCGTCCTGACGGCGCTCGCGGCGGCCGGCACGTGGCGGTGGAAGCTCGGGCGGGGACCGCTGGAGCGGCTGCTGACGTGGAGCTCGTCGCGCGCCGCCGCCGTCCAGCCCACGCGGCGGACCTGAGCCGGCACGAGTGGGCCGACGACGGAGGCGCCGCGGGGCGCGCCGTACCGTCGGACCCCGTGTCCACCGTTTCTGCCCGGCCCGTGATCGGGGTCCTCGCGCTCCAGGGCGACGTCCGCGAGCACCTCGCGGTGCTGCGCGCGGAGGGCGCCGAGCCGCGGCCGGTCCGCCGCCCGGAGGAGCTCGCCGAGGTGGACGGGCTGGTCGTGCCCGGCGGCGAGTCGACGACGATGGCCAAGCTCGCCGGCCGGTTCGGCCTGCTCGAGCCGCTGCGCGACGCCGTCCGCGCCGGGCTGCCCGCCTACGGCACCTGCGCCGGCATGATCCTGCTGGCCGACCGGCTGGTCGACGCCCCGCCGGGCCAGCCGACAGTGGGCGGGCTCGACGTCACCGTGCGGCGCAACGCCTTCGGCCGCCAGGTCGACTCCTTCGAGTCGCACGTCGAGCTGGCGGGCGTCGACGGCGGGCCGCTGCACGCCGTCTTCATCCGTGCGCCGTGGGTCGAGCAGGCCGGCCCCGGGGTCGAGGTCCTCGGCCGGGTCGTCGGGGGTCCGGCCGACGGTAGGATCGTCGCGGTCCGCCAGGGCGACGTGGTGGCCACCAGCTTCCACCCCGAGCTGACCGGGGACCGCCGGGTGCACGCGCTGTTCGTCGACATCGTGCGCCGTCACCTGGCCGACGCAGGCCGGATCGACGACGCCGGCAGGAGAGGAGAGCCGTGAGCGGCCATTCCAAGTGGGCGACGACCAAGCACAAGAAGGCTGGGATCGACGCCAAGCGCGGCAAGCTCTTCGCCAAGCTGATCAAGAACATCGAGGTCGCGGCCCGCACCGGCGGCGGTGACCCGGCGGGCAACCCGACGCTGTTCGACGCCATCCAGAAGGCCAAGAAGAGCTCGGTGCCCAACGACAACATCGACCGCGCGGTCAAGCGCGGGTCCGGCGCCGAGGCCGGGGGCGTCGACTACCAGGGCATCACCTACGAGGGGTACGCCGCCGGCGGCGTCGCCGTCCTCATCGAGTGCCTGACCGACAACAAGAACCGGTCGGCCATGGAGGTCCGCACGGCCATGACCCGCAACGGCGGGTCGATGGCGGACCCGGGATCGGTCTCCTACCTCTTCTCCCGCAAGGGCGTCGTGGTGGTGCCGCAGGCCGACGGGGTCGACGAGGACAGCGTGCTCATGGCGGTCCTGGACGCCGGCGCGGAGGAGGTGCGCGACCTCGGCGACACCCTCGAGGTGCTCTGCGAGCCCGGCGACCTGGTCGCGGTGCGCACCGCCCTGCAGGACGCGGGGATCGAGTACGACTCGGCGGAGGCCGGCTTCCAGCCGAGCGTGCAGGTGGAGCTCGACGTCGACGGCGCCGGCAAGGTCTTCCGGCTCATCGACGCCCTCGAGGACCTCGACGACGTGCAGAACGTCTACGCGAACTACGACGTCCCCGACGAGGTCATGGAACAGGTCGCGGCCGACGCCTGACCTCACCGGGCGTGTTGGCGGGGTCCGGTCGTCCCTGCCGGTTAGCCTCGGTCGAACACCAGTTCGGCCGACAGGAGCGTGACCATGCGGGTGCTCGGCATCGACCCGGGCCTCACCCGGTGCGGGTGGGGAGTGGTCGACGGGCGCCCCGGGGCGCGTCCGACGGCGGTCGGGGTCGGCGTCGTCCGCACGCTGCCGGAGCTCGACCTCGAGCTCCGGCTGCTGGAGCTGCACACCGCCGTCACCGCGCTGCTGCGCGAGCACCGGCCGGACGTCGTGGCGATCGAGCGGGTGTTCACCCAGAACAACAAGGGCACCGCCACCGGCACCGCCCAGGCGGCCGGGGTCGCGGCGCTCGCGGCGGCGCAGGCCGACCGGCCGGTCGCCTGGCACACGCCCAGCGAGGTGAAGGCCGCCATCTCCGGGAACGGCCGCGCGGACAAGGAGCAGGTCACCCTCATGGTCACCCGAGTGCTCGGCCTCGGCGCCGCGCCCAAGCCGGCCGATGCCGCCGACGCCCTGGCGCTCGCGGTCTGCCACGCCTGGCGCGGGCCGGCGCAGCAGCGCCTGCGCACGGCTGCGATCGCCGGCGGGATCGGCGCGCCCGTGCGCGCCACCACGCTGCCGCGCTGGACGGGGGTGGCGGCCCGATGATCGCCAGCGTGCACGGCCGGGTCGCCGCGGTGGGGCCCGACGGCGCCGTCGTCGAGGTCGGCGGCATCGGGCTGTCGGTGCAGTGCACCCCCGGCACGATCGCCCGGCTGCAGGTCGGCGAGGCCGCGCGCCTGGCCACCAGCCTCGTGGTGCGCGAGGACTCGCTGACGCTCTACGGGTTCACCGACGACGACGAGCGCCAGCTGTTCGAGCTGCTGCAGACGGCGAACGGCGTCGGCCCGCGGCTGGCCCAGGCGGTGCTGGCCATCCACCCGCCGCGGGAGGTCCGCAGGGCGGTGTCGACCGCCGACGTCAAGGCGCTGATGCAGGTGCCCGGCATCGGCAAGAAGGGCGCCGAGCGGCTGATCCTGGAGCTGCGGGACCGCCTCGGCTCGACCAGCACCGACACCTCCTTGGACGGTCCCGCACCGGCCGGGCTGCCGCCGGTGACGCCGGTCGCCCCCTGGCGGGACCAGCTGACCTCGGCGCTCGTCGGGCTGGGCTGGAGCGCCAAGGAGGCCGAGACCGCGGTGGGGCAGCTGGCCCCGGTGGCCGACGAGCAGCTCGCCGCGACCGGCACCGTCGAGGTCGCCGTCCTGCTGCGGCAGGCCCTCCAGCTGCTGGGTAGGACGTGACCGCCCCGTTCGACCGGTCGCTGACCGGAGAGCTCGCCGGTGACGCCCCGCCGGAGTGGTCGGTGTCGCCGCAGGCCGGTGACGAGGAGCGGGTCGTCGAGTCGGCGCTGCGGCCGCATTCGCTGCACGACTTCATCGGCCAGCCGAAGGTCGCCCGCCAGCTCGCGCTCGTCCTCGAGGGTGCCAAGCGGCGTGGCCGCACCCCCGACCACGTGCTCCTGTCCGGCCCGCCCGGGCTCGGCAAGACGAGCCTGGCGCTGATCATCGGCTCCGAGCTGGGCACGGCGGTGAAGATCACCAGCGGTCCGGCGATCGAGCGGTCCGGTGACCTCGCCGCGATGCTGTCCAACCTGGCGCCCGGCGACGTGCTCTTCATCGACGAGATCCACCGCATTGCCCGGCCCGCCGAGGAACTGCTCTACATGGCGATGGAGGACTTCCGGGTCGACGTCGTCGTCGGCAAGGGGCCGGGGGCGACGGCGATCCCGCTGGAGATCAACCCCTTCACCCTCGTCGGCGCCACCACCCGGGCCGGCCTGCTCACCGGCCCGCTGCGCGACCGGTTCGGGTTCGTGGGCCAGATGGAGTTCTACGAGCCGGCCGAGCTGCAGCGGGTCCTGGCCCGGAGCGCCGCGCTGCTCGGCGTGGAGCTGACCGACGAGGGGTCGGCCGAGATCGCCGGCCGCTCCCGGGGGACGCCCCGGATCGCCAACCGGCTGCTGCGCCGGGTGCGCGACTACGCCGAGGTCGAGGCCGACGGCCGGGTGACCCGCGAGGTGGCCGAGGCGGCCCTCGCGCTCTACGACGTCGACCACCTGGGCCTGGACCGGCTGGACCGCGAGGTGCTCGAAGCCCTCGTAGGGAAGTTCGGCGGGGGGCCGGTCGGGGTCGCCACCCTCGCCGTCGCGGTGGGGGAGGAGCCGCACACCGTCGAGGAGGTGTGCGAGCCGTTCCTGGTCCGCGCCGGGTTGCTGGCCCGTACGCCGCGCGGCCGGGTGGCCACCGAGGCCGCATGGCACCACCTCGGCCGGCCCCTGCCCCGGGGCGGGATCCCGCTCGGCCGGGTCACAGCAGACCCACAGGTACCAGGGTCGTCGTCAGAGGCCCTGTTCGACGCCTAGACTCCCGGACGCTGGCGCGCAACTCGCAGGCCGGGCCACGCGCGTCCCGTCTGGTCGCCGCGCGTGCCGGCACCGACGTACCCGAGCGGTCCCGTCCCGGACCGCACCCACCGCGGTGCACCAGTCGCGGAAGAGAGGCACACCTGTCGTGGAGTACTTCCCGCTGATCATGCTGGCCCTGCTGGCCGTCCTGCTCTTCGTGCTGCCCGCCCGGCAGCGCAAGAAGATGCAGGAGCAGGCCGCCGCCATGCAGGCGTCGCTGACGATCGGCACCCCGGTCATGACGTCGAGCGGGCTGCACGGGACGGTGGCCGCGCTCGGCGAGACCACGGTCGACCTGGAGATCGCCCCCGGCGTGGTCGTCACCTTCGCCCGCCCGGCGATCCTCGAGGTGCGTCGCCCGGCCGGCGCGGACGCGGTCGGCGACGACCCCTCGCGTCCGGCCGACGGCACCGTCTGACCCGGAGGACCCCGTGGCCAATCGCTCGCTGCCCGCGGGGCGGTACTTCGGCGCCTTCGCGCTGATCGTCGCCCTGCTCTACGGGCTCGTCTTCTTCACCGGGGACACCCGCACCCCCCAGCTCGGGCTCGACCTGCGCGGCGGCACGACGGTCACCCTGACCGCGCGAACGCCCGACGGCGCCGCGCCGGCCCAGGAGGACCTGGAGCTGGCCCGCCGCATCATCGAGCAGCGGGTGAACGGCCTCGGCGTCTCCGAGGCCGAGGTGGTCACCGAGGGCGACTCGAACATCGTCATCTCCGTCCCCGGGGACGACGGCGAGCAGGCCCGCGAACTCGGCGCCACGGCCCAGCTGCGCTTCCGGCCGGTCGTGGGTGGTCCCGCCCCGGCGGCCCCCGCCGAGGAGGACGCCGCGGCCGACGAGGACGCCGGGGTCGAGGAGGACGCCGCGGTCGAGGAGGGCACCGACGACGCGGAGGCCGCCGAGGGGGATGCCGAGCCCACGGACGCCGCCACCGACGGCGCGGCCGAGGAGCCGGCGCCGGCCGACCCGGACGCGCCCCCCGTCACGCAGGAGGAGGCGGCCGCGGAGTTCGCGACCCTGACCTGCGATGTGGAGGAGCTCGCCGGTGAGGTCGCCCGCCCCGACTCCTACGTCGCCGCCTGCAGCGAGGACGGCTCGGCCAAGTACCTGCTCGGCCCCACGATCATCGAGGGCACCGAGATCGACGACGCGTCGGCCGGCACCGAGCCC is from Blastococcus sp. HT6-4 and encodes:
- the ruvB gene encoding Holliday junction branch migration DNA helicase RuvB, whose product is MSPQAGDEERVVESALRPHSLHDFIGQPKVARQLALVLEGAKRRGRTPDHVLLSGPPGLGKTSLALIIGSELGTAVKITSGPAIERSGDLAAMLSNLAPGDVLFIDEIHRIARPAEELLYMAMEDFRVDVVVGKGPGATAIPLEINPFTLVGATTRAGLLTGPLRDRFGFVGQMEFYEPAELQRVLARSAALLGVELTDEGSAEIAGRSRGTPRIANRLLRRVRDYAEVEADGRVTREVAEAALALYDVDHLGLDRLDREVLEALVGKFGGGPVGVATLAVAVGEEPHTVEEVCEPFLVRAGLLARTPRGRVATEAAWHHLGRPLPRGGIPLGRVTADPQVPGSSSEALFDA
- the yajC gene encoding preprotein translocase subunit YajC, whose translation is MEYFPLIMLALLAVLLFVLPARQRKKMQEQAAAMQASLTIGTPVMTSSGLHGTVAALGETTVDLEIAPGVVVTFARPAILEVRRPAGADAVGDDPSRPADGTV
- a CDS encoding glycosyltransferase family 4 protein, which translates into the protein MRVGLVCPYRWDVPGGVQYHVRDLAETLRGLGHHVEVLTPAEREESVTDPFLTFAGRTVPVPYNGSMASLQFGPVSAARVRRWLREGRFDVVHVHEPATPSVSLLVCMIATGPIVATFHAATTRSKWLAVVGPMARPWLEKISGRIAVSDFARRVQVEHLGGDAVILPNGVHVPFFAEGPALPGYGRGTGGPPTIGFLGRYDEPRKGLPVLLQAMREVAREHPDVRLLIAGRGDADELWRLVGEELRPNVTLLGEISEADKAAFLRSVDVYCAPNLLGESFGVILIEAMAAGAPIVASDLDAFSRVLDGGSAGVLVRRNDPAALARALGALLADPARRAELAACGSQAAARYDWQVLTRRILAVYETVLPPGGGVVTVGDDDDFPGVPPTGTAAQPPRIRRARR
- the pdxS gene encoding pyridoxal 5'-phosphate synthase lyase subunit PdxS, with amino-acid sequence MDPTDTSTGTDRVKRGMAEQLKGGVIMDVVTPEQAKIAEDAGAVAVMALERVPADIRAQGGIARMSDPDMIEGIIDAVSIPVMAKARIGHFVEAQVLQSLGVDYIDESEVLTPADEAHHIAKSAFTVPFVCGATDLGEALRRISEGAAMIRSKGEAGTGNVVEATRHMRSIRAGIKALGTLDETELFVAAKELRAPYDLVAEVARLGKLPVVLFTAGGIATPADAAMMMQLGAEGVFVGSGIFKSGDPALRAAAIVQAATFFDDPDVIAKVSRGLGEPMVGINVSTLPESERYATRGW
- the ruvA gene encoding Holliday junction branch migration protein RuvA: MIASVHGRVAAVGPDGAVVEVGGIGLSVQCTPGTIARLQVGEAARLATSLVVREDSLTLYGFTDDDERQLFELLQTANGVGPRLAQAVLAIHPPREVRRAVSTADVKALMQVPGIGKKGAERLILELRDRLGSTSTDTSLDGPAPAGLPPVTPVAPWRDQLTSALVGLGWSAKEAETAVGQLAPVADEQLAATGTVEVAVLLRQALQLLGRT
- the ruvC gene encoding crossover junction endodeoxyribonuclease RuvC is translated as MRVLGIDPGLTRCGWGVVDGRPGARPTAVGVGVVRTLPELDLELRLLELHTAVTALLREHRPDVVAIERVFTQNNKGTATGTAQAAGVAALAAAQADRPVAWHTPSEVKAAISGNGRADKEQVTLMVTRVLGLGAAPKPADAADALALAVCHAWRGPAQQRLRTAAIAGGIGAPVRATTLPRWTGVAAR
- a CDS encoding YebC/PmpR family DNA-binding transcriptional regulator; protein product: MSGHSKWATTKHKKAGIDAKRGKLFAKLIKNIEVAARTGGGDPAGNPTLFDAIQKAKKSSVPNDNIDRAVKRGSGAEAGGVDYQGITYEGYAAGGVAVLIECLTDNKNRSAMEVRTAMTRNGGSMADPGSVSYLFSRKGVVVVPQADGVDEDSVLMAVLDAGAEEVRDLGDTLEVLCEPGDLVAVRTALQDAGIEYDSAEAGFQPSVQVELDVDGAGKVFRLIDALEDLDDVQNVYANYDVPDEVMEQVAADA
- a CDS encoding heparan-alpha-glucosaminide N-acetyltransferase domain-containing protein; translated protein: MTYDPGVGPDRIAGLDLARGLAVLGMFGAHLRISDELHADPSTWGAVVDGRSSILFATLAGVSIALLTGRSRPADGVDLVRARLRILVRAAWIVAIGAVLEWLDTFVAIILGVYGTLFVLALPFLRRPTRRLLVAAGVVAVAGPPLNALLGQVLSAADAKSHYVAELLVTGTYPAMLWLAFVLVGLAVGRLDLAATGVRARLAGAGAAAAVLGYGGGWVSTRAVADGVSSAGPREGFASPVGEWEAAWLTGAEPHSGTTFELVGSCGVALLVIAGCLVVADRLPLPTAPLRAVGAMALSVYTLHIVALWALLLTGDPAAARGVGVWLLFVLTALAAAGTWRWKLGRGPLERLLTWSSSRAAAVQPTRRT
- the pdxT gene encoding pyridoxal 5'-phosphate synthase glutaminase subunit PdxT, which encodes MSTVSARPVIGVLALQGDVREHLAVLRAEGAEPRPVRRPEELAEVDGLVVPGGESTTMAKLAGRFGLLEPLRDAVRAGLPAYGTCAGMILLADRLVDAPPGQPTVGGLDVTVRRNAFGRQVDSFESHVELAGVDGGPLHAVFIRAPWVEQAGPGVEVLGRVVGGPADGRIVAVRQGDVVATSFHPELTGDRRVHALFVDIVRRHLADAGRIDDAGRRGEP